The Labilibaculum sp. sequence AAAAAAAATCGGTAAAAGCTAATCTTCAATTTCTGCTTTTTTAGTGTACATATTCAAGACTTTTTGCTGCATCTCATCAATTGGATAACCATCAGGTTCCAAAACAAAATTCATAGCAATTCCATCCAGCATCGAGACAAGAAACCGGGTTTCCATCTTTGGATTTTCAGTACCTTCCTTATTAAAATATTTTCTTATTATATTTAATTTCGGGATTACGATCTCGTGTAATTCATGTTTGTACTGGTCAACAACTCCAGGCTGAAGTCTCAAAGAATAGAAAAGCCGAAAGAATTCCAGATTTTTCTCAACAGAATCAAAATAATCATTAATAAAAAACAGTAATTCAACTTCCTGCAATTTTCCATCCTGATTTGGATCTATTCCATCAAATATCAAATGTACCGCCTCAGCAACAATGGTGTGAAGCAAATTCTCCTTCGTTTCAAACAGAGAAAATAACTTTTCTTCATTAATACCAACTTCACTTGCAATCATTGCTCCTGTAGTTGAAAAATAACCATCTCTCACAAAAATTTCCAAAGCAATATTTAGAATATCTTTCTTCAATAAATCATCTTTTGGTATAATTTTCGTTGCTCCCATAACCTGAAATTTTAAAAATTAGCCACTACTCTAGTTCGTAAGTTACAACAGAATTTAGCTTAAATCCAAAATTTTTATTATAAGTAACACTGGTTCAGCCTCAAAACTAATCAACAATAAAATTATATTCAGACAAATTCTGGTAAAAAGCCGGAACATTGCGATAGTTCAATATCACCTTTTTTCCTGCAAAAAACAGAAACAAATATTCTTAAAACCTTAACTGATTTATAAATCAGAGCCTACAATGAATTTTCTTCCAAAACTATAAATATTCCCCAAAAAAGCCATTCTAAAATTCCCTTTACTCAACTTTTCGTACTCCCTACTAAGAATTTTTTGCATTTCACTCATATGTTTTTTTTTACGAATTATTTTTAAGAATATTTACAAAAAATCAATGACCAAAACATTATTTAATGTCATCAACGAATTATTTTTTTACATTAATGAAATTTAATGCCGCAAATCAATTGTACACATAAAATTTACATGATTAGGATAAATAAGTCATCAATTACAAATCATTTGAACTGATTAAAACAAAGACCACAGAAACTCTGTGGCATGCTATGGATAATAAAAAGATCTATAACATCATGAAAAATAAAAAATGACAATTTTATGAAAAATTCAACAAAAGAAATGGAAAATGTTGCCACACTAGTTGCAAACAGCCAACCAGGTGGAGATGAATTCTACGCAGAATTGCAAAAAAAGGCCCAAGAGGCAGTCGCTTCAATTTTTAAATCTCCATTGTATCCAATTCAATATCCATCTCAAGGCGATTTTCTATGGAACTGGCAAAATGGCAACAATATTTTCAACGAATCAACTTACAATTACATTAATTCAGTCGTAGCTCCAGGAGATATTACAAACACTGCTAAGCTTGGAGCGTCCGGAAGTTTTCCAAACGCTTATGTTCAAGTGTTAAATTCAATTGCATACTCATTAAACAGAAATGATCAAGGACAGTTGGATCAGGCAACTAAAAATGCTTCGACACAGGGAAACACTGTAGTTTCTGATTACCAAACTTGTTATGGCAACATCTCTGAAGAAGATATGAAAGATGCAAGTGTGAAAACCAAACTGGACTACATTATTGGTTATATTTTTGGTAGTGTTTGGAGTGGAAAAGAAGCTGCAGGCGAAAGCCCAATCAGCTATACCGAAATGACCGAAGCCAGAAACTTAAAAAAATTATTGCCTAACCGCCCTGCATCAAGTGATCAGGTAATTTCAGATGTTTCTATTTATCTAAACATAATGAGTCCGGTAAATGCTTTGCAAGATACACTGCAAAACGGTTCATGGATCCTTACATCATTAAAAAAATGCACTCAATCTCCTTCAAAAAAGAATGGAGGAATTAAAACGATAAATCCTAATAACGGAGAAATTTCGGACCAATTTAATGTTGGGTACGGTATCAATAAATCAAAACAGGAGATTTCAAACGACTTACAAAACAAAGGCCGTACCATTGAAATTAAAATGGAAACACAATCAGCTTCAGGAAGTGAAATGAATGTACACATTGAAGGTCAGGCCGGATTTAGTGTTGGTTCCTGGTTGAAATTCGGACTTTCAGGCGGAGGCTCATACGACATGTCGAAAGCTGAAGGAACAAGTACTGATTGTTCCGTTTCAATGAAATGGGAAGGATATGCAATGATACCAATGGCTCCTACAGCATGGCAACAAGCTACTGAAAAAGGATGGTATTATGCTGATCCAATTTCTCAAGCTGTAGCTAATGCAGAAAAGGATATCAGCGGGTTTAAGTTTGTGATTAGACCAACTTTCAATATGGACACTTTTACAAATGGTGGGAACTTTGGTATGCTGAACAACCTTTTAATTGCTAACTACCCAACAGTTGAAATCACATATCGAAATGCGAATTTTAAAAAATTTAAGGAAAGTTGGGAAGAACATGCATCGGGAAATCTGACACTTTTTGGTTTTATTAAACTTGGAAGCTTCAGTCAGGGAGTTTACAAAAACTCATACAAAGAAAGTTCTGACAACAGTTCATTTACAGTTACATTCTCAGCTTCGGATGCTATCGTTAGTGTTCCTGAACTACAGCAAAGTGCATATGCTATTGGCGGTGCAATTACAAACCCAGGTGCTTAGCCTATTGCAGCAAATACCTGCTCCCACAATGGAGGTAAATCTTTGGAAGACCTGCTTTTCAGCGGGTCTTCACATATTACATAGATGCTATCATTATCGTAAAAAAGAATATTTGTGATGACTAAATCTATAGTGAAAATACTTTTTCTTCCGCTCCTAACATCTATTGCTCTTTCATATCGAACAGACACTTATGAAATTGCTAAGTATAACAATCTGAAAAATGATACGGATACACTGCATCCGGCATCAGAATCGCTCTACCCTATACTTACAGATGCAATAAACAAAGGAATTGCTTGCTTCTATCAGGAACAGATAACTCTTATTCAATACCCGTCACAAGGTAGTTTGAAGTGGTACTATCAAAATATAAATGGAATATTCAATGAGGGAACTTTCAACTATGTAAGTGCACGGGTACAACCATCGAAAGATTCAAAATATTTAGCATCACTATCGCATGCAGGCGGATTTCCCAACGCTTATTCCAATCTGCTCACTAATATATATTATAATACAGGCGAAACCGAACAACTAACTGATTCCATTCCTCAAGGTCGATGGGCATTATATCAACTTACAGAGAATACCTGTAATCCGACAAACGCAAATGGTGGAATGAAAACAATAAATCCAAATACCGGTACTATTTCAGAATCATATCAGGTTGCCTATACAATCTCAAACTCAATTGATCAACTGAGAACAGAGCTGAAAAATAATCGAAAATCGATAAAAATTGAGATAAAAATAAACAATCCAAACCCAATCAATGTGCAAATTATTACCTACAATGAAACAATAACCGACAGTATTTTATACTGCTTGCCTGATTCGATAACATCGCTTCTTCTCCCATTCAATGCGGGAACAATGGAAAATGGAATACTGGGAATGGAATATTACGGAGTTACGATGTTCAATATCCTTCCTAAAAAATGGGAATCTGAATCAAATACAGGATGGTACAATGGATTTCCGATTGCAGATGCAGTCAAAAATACGAACCCAAAAAATAAAGGATATCACTTTGCTGTGACACCTAAATATAATTTAGGCTTACTTAAAGACGGAGGCGACTTTGGTTTTATTACCAATTTATTGATTTGTGACTCTTTGGTCAGCACACTCTCTGATCTTGAGGAACCTGTTTTAAAGGAAAATCCAAATACTCTCACCCCATCGAACCTATTTCGCGGAAAACGGACTTCAAATGAAAATGTTGTGATCAATCTGAAAGAATCCATTTTCCCAAAATTGCGTGTTCCAATCCTCGAGCAAACAGCTACAGTTATCGGCGGCACTTTTTGTTTTCCCGGCGCAGAAAAAGTAACTCCGCAAAGAAAATGATTGTTGCTGATTAAATACCAGACAGGTTCTATTTGTTCAAATCCTCAACCAAACGATTCATAGAAATCATGTCAAAATCGCCAAACTTTTCGGCTTCGTAATTCTTAACAAATTCCTGATTAATTAGGAATAATTTACTGTTGTAAGTATCCTGAAGAAAGGTATTCTCGCTATGAAAATCCTCAAAACCGGTAAAATTTAACGGACAAGTTGATAATTCCCAATCATCGCCATCAGGACTCATAAATAACAAAGGCAATCCGTGTGTCCGGCAAATAAAAGGCCGGGATTGATAAATTTGACACGAATCATGAATCAGGAAATTACAATCGTCGGCTTCTTCATCCAATTTCTGATACTCTTTGGGTGGGTTTGCTTTCAATTCCTGTAAGATGCTGAAATACTCCACCGGCAAAACCGAAAAATGCATGCAACACTCCGAACAACCTTTTTTGCAAGCCATTTCATCTTTATGCAGGTTGGCTAACTTCTCACTCAATTCGCTAACTTCATTTCTTAATCCGCGATATCTTTCCAATTCGTTTTGTGCTTCGGTATTCATGTTCTTTCTTTTTAGGCTGGCAAAAGTACTTCGTTTAAGTACTTATTCCAATTCGAGAGGCAATAGTTCTCCCAGCTCAATATGTTCCGGCGTAACAATTGCCTGGATCGGATAAACCTCCACTCCATTCTCGTAAGCTTCTTTTAAAGCCATTGCATAATCCGGATCAATATCATATGCAGGTGAAAATTTTTCAACATCTGTTCGTTGAATCACATAAACCATCACGGCTCTTTTGCCTTCTTTCTTTACCTGCATTAATGTATTTAAGTGCTTTTTTCCCCGGGTGGTTACTGCATCCGGAAAACAAGCATAATCACCAACTTTCATACTTACATTTTTCACTTCGATAAAGCACTCTTCTATTTCATTCGAAGCAAAAACATCAAAACGACTATCTCCAAATTTCACCTCTCTTTTTACGAACGAATATCCTCTCAAAGCACCAATTTCTTGATTTTTGACGGCTTCGTAAACCAGTAAATTCGGAACTGAAGTATTAATTCCTACCCAAGACCCGTTGATCCTGATCATTTCCCAGGTATACTTGGTTTTGCGTTTGGGATCATCAACGAAAGTTAAGTACACCTCTGCCCCTTCTTCCAAACAAGATTTCATGCTACCCGAATTAGAAGTATGCGCAACAACAATCTCTCCATTATCCAACTCAATATCAGCTAAAAATCTTTTGTACCGCTTTATTAAGCGACCGTGAACTAATTTATTGGGAAAAATCATATTTATATATTTATGTTGGAAAACCAAAGATAAGCAGATTTCACCTACTTTTGTAAAGTTGAAAAGATATGAATTTGAATGGTACAAACTGAAATTACCCCCAAAATATTTATTTACAATCCAACCTGCGAAATGGCTATTGCTAACGGAACTGTTAGTTTTATGCCCAATAAAACCTTAACAAAGTTTGAGCATGATCTGGATGTATTACCCCTGTTTTTTGCCGGTAAAATGGACACCGTAATGGTTCATAAATTGCCTGACCAGCAATTCATTAACCTACTGACAAAGGCGGGCCTAAGCTTACCAAATTTCAAACCACTAAGCGCAGCATTAGCAGACTCTGATTTTATTAAAATGCCAAAAGGCAGTCTTCATCCCTGGGGGTGGAGTCCTAGAATTCATCATATTCTTAAACCCTTTAAAGAATCATGCAGCATCAATTTTTTAAATCAGCCCAATGCTTTCTGGAAAGAAGAGCATCGTGAGTTATACTGCCGTAAAAAAGCACTGGAAGTTGTAAAAGAGGCAATCAATTGTTCCAAAAATTCATTATTCATTAATATAGATCAAACAGCCAAAATCTGCACCAGTGTTTCAGAGGTTGAGAACCTAATGAGCAAATGGAAGCAAATTGTAATTAAAGCACCATTAAGCTCAGCAGGAAGAGGCATACAGATTCTTCGGTACGCCACTTTAAATGAATCCATTGTTCAATCAATTAATGGGATACTTGCTTCACAATCCTATGTAATGGTTGAACCTTTTTTAAATAAAGTATTCGATTTCTCGCTTCAATATTATTGCAACGGGAAAGGGGAATTAGATTATCTGGGATTGGGATTTTTTGAAACCGATTCGAAAGGACAATATTTGAGTAATTACCTTGGTGGTATTCCTTCAGAAATAAAAGCATTATTAACTGAAAACAAAATTCTCGAACTACAAACCTGCATGTCGAAAATTCTTTCGGATTCGGATATTGCAACCAATTATACCGGTTATTTTGGAGTTGATTGTATGTTGGTTTTGGATCGTGAAGAAAAGCTAAGAATTCATCCCTGTTTGGAAATTAATCTTCGATACAACATGAGCACTCTTGCTCTTTTTTTAAACAAAAAAATTCACCCAAACACAAAGGGAAATTTTAAAATCTTCAATCAATTCAAAGCAAGTTTCGATCAATTTCATCTGGAAATGACAGATAAATACCCATTTGAAATGCAGGATGGAAAATGGCGGAGTGGATATCTGCCACTGGTAAGTCCATTTCAGAATAAAACTTTTGGTGCCTATATCTTACTTAAAAAGGAATAAAAAATTGGGATTCTCTCTACTTGTGAAAATCCCAACAATTTATATTCTGATTTTACCAATTGCCGGACAAATCCATTCATCCGTCCTGAATTTTTAATGATGATGATGCTCTTCCTCTCCAAAATACAAATGAGAAAGCTCTTGAACTGCCTGCTTCAACTTCTCAACATATGTTAGATCTGTAGTTTGTTTAGACTTCATTGCATAAACACAAATTTCGTGCAGAACAGCCAGAAGTTTTGCATTTTTAGCCATTATTTTAGGATCATCTGAAACTTTTACCCTTTGAAACATGAAGTACTGGGTAGCAATATCCTGAATTTTATTGGCATGATCTTCCTTATTTGTGATCCATCGAACCAGTTGATTGTAGTCTGCTTTTTCGGTCGATGATAATTCAGTAATCTTTTTCATGCTTTTCTCAATGGTTTCAATATCTTCCGACAACATGATGATCCGAAGAGAATCGGCATAAATTCCGCAGGGAATCTCGCAATGAGCGTACGTTTTTGATGAAGCCCCAAGCAAGAGCATGAACAAGATTAGAAGGCCTGCTCCAATTTTTGATTGTAAAGTTTTCATGGAAATCATTATTTTTTAGTGAATATTTAAACTTCTTATTTAAAATTAGTCTAAACATTCATAATACAAAAATTTCCGGCTTTTAATTTCCAAACAAAAAACTAATTCGTGTACACTGTACGATCCATAGTACAGAATTCTGTGCTGTCAGCATTTTAGTTTTGCTGTTCATTTAACACTGAAGGCTTAGCTTCTAAAGCAAGAAAACTACCCAATTCCGTTAAACCAATCTTTAAAGCTGCCAACCTTTTCTCTGCTTACAATCAATTCCCTGTCAAATTCCTGCGACAAATCTACTTTAAGACGTGAATTGGAATGAACCGACACACCGTTTATTGAATTGATATTAACGATAAACGAGCGGCTGATCCGATAAAATTGTTGCGGATTCAGCAAATCCTGAAGCTCTTCCATTTTGTAATCGATAATGTAGCGGTTGCCTTCTTTCAACAAAATAAAAACATCTCTGCCATCGGCATAAAACACAGAAATATCCTCTGCCTTAAAAGATCTTAGTTTTTCGCCGATTTTTACCATGAAACGGGTTTTGTAATTTTTTTGAATGCTAGCCAAAGCATTGCTCAACTCCTCTAAATTTCTCATCTCCCCTGCTCCGCTTAAGGATTCCTTGAAATTCTCCAATTTTTTCAGACTGGTATACAGATTATCAAATGTTACCGGCTTTAGCAGATAATCGATGCTATTTAATTTAAATGCATTTAAAGCATATTCGTTGTATGCCGTAGTAAAAATAATAGGTGTTTGAACCTGAACTCTATTAAATATTTCGAAGCTCAGTCCATCAACCAAATGAATATCCAAAAAAATCAAATCAACTTTGTTTGATGGATTTCCCAACCATATAGAGGAGTCGGTAACTGAATCGAATCGATCAATCACCTTTATTTTAGGGTCGTACTTTTGCAGCAAACGCTCCAACTTATCGGCAGCCAACACTTCATCTTCTATAATAACTACATTCATAATTTTGGGGATATGTGGTTTCGTAATTTGCTAGTCTTCTAAATCAATTTTTGGAATGAAAATTTTTGTAAACTCTACGCCTCGATCCCAAACAAGCTCCTTATTTGAATAAAAGCCAATGGCTTTTTTTAGAGTTTTCATTTGAAAATTTAATTTAGGAACCGGAGTTAACCGCTCCGAAGATAAAAAATGAAATACAATATAATCCTCGTTTTCGCTCACATCAACAGCCAATTTGATATTCAAATCAACCATTTGATAATATTCAATCATTTGCAATACCTGCAAAATAGTATTGGGAACAACATAAATCTCTTTTAAAGATGATGCAATGTTCCAATTAACGATAAAATTGTTGTTGTATTTATTATTTCTGATCAGTAAATACTGATTCACTTTCTGAATTTCCTCCTCGATCGAAACAATCTCGGAGTATCTGTTTCCTAATATCCGTCGGTAAAATAAGGCCAGATCATCGATGAACTTTTCTGCCTGATCAACTTCTTTTTTCCGAATCAGACCAATCACACTTTCCAGTGATTGATATAAAAAATCAGGATTAATCTTGTTCTTAAAGACTTGCAGTTCAAACTCTATATTTTTTCGATTCATTTCCTCTTTCTCCAGCAAAAGAACCTTTTGCTGATCTAAAAAGCGGATACTCGTATAAAAAAGATGATATAAAATACCGACCAAAGTGAATACGATGAGAAAAGAGATTAATTCGGCTCTAAACTCGCTTAGTCCCAAAAAATAAATGAAGTAGAGTGAAAAGAATGCAAAAACAAGTACAATTGTGAGGATAAAACTCCCAATAAACAAGAAAAGAGATTTCAGTAAAACCCGTTCTTTTAAATAGCCGATTTTCTCCGTTTGGTAAATCCAAAAGCGGTATACTTCAAACAAGGCAAAAGTTACAATTCCCAAAAAGAGTAATTCTTCAGGACTAAAATTATTTCCAATTTCAGAGAGTCGATCGAATATTAGTAATATCAACAGGTAAACAAATACAGCAACCAATGGTGGTGCACATATCCTGTAAAGCAGATGATTTAAATAGTTAGTCTTCATAATTAACAGCCAATTCTATTGGTTTTGCATCTTAATTATTTCAATTGAGCAATCAGTGGTAAACTGACTTTAAAGTGTTCATTTTTATCCAGAAGAATTGTCTCTTCGGTAAAATAGGAATATCTCTTTCGAATATTTTCGATGCCAATTTGAAATGATTCCGGTTGCTCCCGCAACGGATTGATATTGTTTCGAACGCACAAATAATTCTTCTCTGAATCAATTTCCACAGCAAGCGGCGTAGTCTGCGATATCAAATTGTGTTTAATTGCATTTTCAACCAGCATTTGCACACTCAATGGGGGAACGTAGCTTTTTAAAACGTCATCAGGTAAGTTGATCTTTAATTCGTATGCTTCCTGAAACCGAACCTCTAACAAATAATTATAAGCCTGAACAAAATCCAGCTCCTTTTGCAAAGGAATTAATGGCTGATCGTTCTGTTTAAATATAAAGCGATAACTTTCAGCAAACATTCGGATGAAGCGTTCTGCCTTTTCGGCATCTTTGTACAGCAACGAAGAAATTGTATTCAGGGAATTAAACAAAAAGTGAGGATCCAATTGAGATTTTAACGCTTCGAACTGCAGATTAAGCTGATTGTTGATCATCTCTGCCGAACGAATCTCCTCTTCCTTCATCTGATTGTAAGAATACACTACAAAATCCAAAAGGGAATAAACAAATACCAGAATAAAAAGAATGATGACCGATTTAAAGAATTCATCTTTATACATCAACCAAAACTGGGTATAAGTTAGTTCGGTGCGCAGCGATATTAAAAACATTTCGGAATAAATTGCCACCAGTACCAAACCTACCACATACAGCAAAACACATTGAATTAGAAAACGAAGCGCATGTTTTTGGCGCCAGTTAAAGTTCCTGTTTAAATACTGCCCTATTCCCAATGCCGAAAAACCGGCCCACAAACCAAATACAGCGCTGGGTAAATAACCGTTGAATTTAAATTCAGCACCAGGCAATTCG is a genomic window containing:
- a CDS encoding TetR family transcriptional regulator — encoded protein: MGATKIIPKDDLLKKDILNIALEIFVRDGYFSTTGAMIASEVGINEEKLFSLFETKENLLHTIVAEAVHLIFDGIDPNQDGKLQEVELLFFINDYFDSVEKNLEFFRLFYSLRLQPGVVDQYKHELHEIVIPKLNIIRKYFNKEGTENPKMETRFLVSMLDGIAMNFVLEPDGYPIDEMQQKVLNMYTKKAEIED
- a CDS encoding YkgJ family cysteine cluster protein, with translation MNTEAQNELERYRGLRNEVSELSEKLANLHKDEMACKKGCSECCMHFSVLPVEYFSILQELKANPPKEYQKLDEEADDCNFLIHDSCQIYQSRPFICRTHGLPLLFMSPDGDDWELSTCPLNFTGFEDFHSENTFLQDTYNSKLFLINQEFVKNYEAEKFGDFDMISMNRLVEDLNK
- the sfsA gene encoding DNA/RNA nuclease SfsA — encoded protein: MIFPNKLVHGRLIKRYKRFLADIELDNGEIVVAHTSNSGSMKSCLEEGAEVYLTFVDDPKRKTKYTWEMIRINGSWVGINTSVPNLLVYEAVKNQEIGALRGYSFVKREVKFGDSRFDVFASNEIEECFIEVKNVSMKVGDYACFPDAVTTRGKKHLNTLMQVKKEGKRAVMVYVIQRTDVEKFSPAYDIDPDYAMALKEAYENGVEVYPIQAIVTPEHIELGELLPLELE
- a CDS encoding superoxide dismutase [Ni]; translation: MKTLQSKIGAGLLILFMLLLGASSKTYAHCEIPCGIYADSLRIIMLSEDIETIEKSMKKITELSSTEKADYNQLVRWITNKEDHANKIQDIATQYFMFQRVKVSDDPKIMAKNAKLLAVLHEICVYAMKSKQTTDLTYVEKLKQAVQELSHLYFGEEEHHHH
- a CDS encoding LytTR family DNA-binding domain-containing protein, producing MNVVIIEDEVLAADKLERLLQKYDPKIKVIDRFDSVTDSSIWLGNPSNKVDLIFLDIHLVDGLSFEIFNRVQVQTPIIFTTAYNEYALNAFKLNSIDYLLKPVTFDNLYTSLKKLENFKESLSGAGEMRNLEELSNALASIQKNYKTRFMVKIGEKLRSFKAEDISVFYADGRDVFILLKEGNRYIIDYKMEELQDLLNPQQFYRISRSFIVNINSINGVSVHSNSRLKVDLSQEFDRELIVSREKVGSFKDWFNGIG
- a CDS encoding histidine kinase; its protein translation is MKTNYLNHLLYRICAPPLVAVFVYLLILLIFDRLSEIGNNFSPEELLFLGIVTFALFEVYRFWIYQTEKIGYLKERVLLKSLFLFIGSFILTIVLVFAFFSLYFIYFLGLSEFRAELISFLIVFTLVGILYHLFYTSIRFLDQQKVLLLEKEEMNRKNIEFELQVFKNKINPDFLYQSLESVIGLIRKKEVDQAEKFIDDLALFYRRILGNRYSEIVSIEEEIQKVNQYLLIRNNKYNNNFIVNWNIASSLKEIYVVPNTILQVLQMIEYYQMVDLNIKLAVDVSENEDYIVFHFLSSERLTPVPKLNFQMKTLKKAIGFYSNKELVWDRGVEFTKIFIPKIDLED
- a CDS encoding histidine kinase, with the translated sequence MNKYLRFFIISPVLGILCYMLAFYGHVGELPGAEFKFNGYLPSAVFGLWAGFSALGIGQYLNRNFNWRQKHALRFLIQCVLLYVVGLVLVAIYSEMFLISLRTELTYTQFWLMYKDEFFKSVIILFILVFVYSLLDFVVYSYNQMKEEEIRSAEMINNQLNLQFEALKSQLDPHFLFNSLNTISSLLYKDAEKAERFIRMFAESYRFIFKQNDQPLIPLQKELDFVQAYNYLLEVRFQEAYELKINLPDDVLKSYVPPLSVQMLVENAIKHNLISQTTPLAVEIDSEKNYLCVRNNINPLREQPESFQIGIENIRKRYSYFTEETILLDKNEHFKVSLPLIAQLK